A window of Benincasa hispida cultivar B227 unplaced genomic scaffold, ASM972705v1 Contig2155, whole genome shotgun sequence genomic DNA:
ATGTTCTTCAGGACCAAACACTTTAATGGCAGTTTCTCAACTCATTAAAACAGTGGAAAACAGTCGTCAAAAGCTCAACAAGAAACCAATTGAATATCAAGTATTGTTAAATGACTTACCTGGAAATGACTTCAATACCATCTTCAAATCATTGCCTAATTTccttgaaaatttgaaaatggaaattggAGGTGATGTTGGGCCTTGTCTCTTTACTGGGGTTCCTGGTTCTTTCTATGGAAGGctttttccttcaaaaagtgtgcATTTTATTCATTCTTCTTATAGTCTCCATTGGCTATCTAAAGTTCCTCAAGGGTTGGAGGAGAGTAAGAGGAATATTTACCTGGTAAACGCAAGCCCAAAGAGAGTGGTGAAGGCTTACTATAAGCAATTTCAAGAGGATTTTGAATTGTTTTTGAAATGTAGAGGAGAAGAATTAGTGAAGGGAGGAAGTATGGTTTTGACACTTTTGGGAAGAAGAAGCCAAGACCCAACTAGTAAAGAGTGTTGTTACATTTGGGAGCTCTTGGCTTTGGCTCTTAATGACATGGTTTCAcaggtatttttttttcagaattatattataaattttcctaaaatatgTTGTTAATTATATAACTTGTGAATTAACAAAACGATGGTGTTTAATTTAATAGTGTGTTGTGTTTGGAATAACGctttgaaaaatatgcttcctaaataaaattgatttttctatGAGTactatttgaaaaaattaataatttaaagtgTGTTTAGTTAGAGTCTATTTGGTGATG
This region includes:
- the LOC120069095 gene encoding S-adenosyl-L-methionine:benzoic acid/salicylic acid carboxyl methyltransferase 3-like; this encodes MEVIQVLHMNGSGAGDFSYANNSLLQSKVISMTRPIAEEAINNLYCSTFPTSFTIADLGCSSGPNTLMAVSQLIKTVENSRQKLNKKPIEYQVLLNDLPGNDFNTIFKSLPNFLENLKMEIGGDVGPCLFTGVPGSFYGRLFPSKSVHFIHSSYSLHWLSKVPQGLEESKRNIYLVNASPKRVVKAYYKQFQEDFELFLKCRGEELVKGGSMVLTLLGRRSQDPTSKECCYIWELLALALNDMVSQVFFFQNYIINFPKICC